One Polynucleobacter sp. MWH-Spelu-300-X4 genomic window carries:
- a CDS encoding peptidylprolyl isomerase, with protein sequence MKLPASFIKSALLTTSLFLCSQLALAQTGQTNPKDNEATSETTSQVPAVNLLLHGIVLDKDLFEFRLQNALQNGQTDSTELRIAIRDELYNRALLMEQAKNAGFTKNKSVKLLAQETQENVYIDLVFQEYLKSHAVTDRLLKAEYDRLVKELSPQGVLVEYHLATIAVADEKLAQEILDRTKTVSFSQLATEYSIDASASNGGDLGWVNVVQLSPALKAALPHKNQPHIIKNPIQIGRNWHIIKFFERREGKPSSFAESKERLKPAVIQKLRQEHIEELRQARIQVRGEK encoded by the coding sequence ATGAAACTTCCCGCATCTTTTATAAAGTCCGCACTCTTAACCACTAGTCTTTTTTTATGTAGCCAACTAGCCCTAGCTCAAACTGGCCAGACCAACCCAAAAGACAATGAAGCGACTAGCGAAACAACTAGTCAAGTACCCGCAGTTAACTTGTTACTCCATGGCATCGTTTTAGATAAGGATTTATTTGAATTTCGCTTACAAAACGCATTGCAAAATGGTCAAACAGACAGCACTGAATTACGTATAGCGATTCGAGATGAGTTGTATAACCGCGCCCTCCTAATGGAGCAGGCTAAAAATGCTGGCTTTACTAAAAATAAAAGCGTCAAATTACTCGCGCAAGAAACACAAGAAAATGTCTATATTGACCTTGTATTCCAGGAGTATTTGAAGAGCCATGCCGTAACAGACCGCTTATTAAAAGCAGAATATGATCGTCTAGTTAAAGAATTAAGTCCTCAAGGAGTTTTGGTCGAATACCACTTGGCAACAATCGCCGTCGCCGATGAAAAACTCGCCCAAGAAATTCTTGATAGAACTAAAACTGTCAGCTTTTCTCAACTAGCCACAGAATATTCTATAGATGCTTCTGCTAGCAATGGTGGCGATTTAGGCTGGGTGAATGTTGTCCAACTATCTCCTGCTTTAAAAGCGGCGTTACCGCACAAGAACCAACCTCACATCATTAAAAACCCCATACAAATTGGTAGAAACTGGCACATCATTAAGTTTTTTGAGCGCCGTGAAGGTAAACCTTCTAGCTTTGCCGAAAGCAAAGAGCGCCTAAAGCCAGCAGTTATCCAAAAGCTGCGCCAGGAACACATTGAGGAGCTGCGTCAAGCAAGAATCCAAGTGCGTGGAGAAAAATAA
- a CDS encoding LuxR C-terminal-related transcriptional regulator, which yields MLGIHTLTVLYLTGLASLGQALIYFLLLGRKVSREQAAWLGYQLLMGLGFLLLASGLVGEVADFYVLSVLFVLGAYLARFVAMSLSLGAALTKRFLGLGLGTIVFVGILFSWCHSLGAPLGSLETIVLLPLGVASGLTAKYLWDQRQDLQLSPMLLMTYILCLECAIYGVLAIGALAGIGQDYVHPETLVPSTVALISFVIQLALPMLWVIDVAIKKQETFAGVLKLNLSATTKNNKTSGIANQSVSSKRKKDAVSADANKNSADSVQDSHLTAKELEVLRLVVSGKKNKEIADELQISEASVKVHKSRMTAKLGVKTLPELTLSLQQIDAGSPQESVPVATTATAAVEIASDTTSQNQS from the coding sequence ATGCTTGGCATTCACACATTAACAGTGCTTTACTTAACCGGGTTGGCCAGTTTGGGCCAAGCTCTTATCTACTTTCTTTTATTAGGTCGAAAAGTATCTCGCGAGCAAGCGGCATGGTTAGGCTATCAGCTACTTATGGGCTTAGGGTTTTTGCTTTTAGCTAGTGGCTTAGTTGGTGAGGTTGCTGATTTTTATGTGCTTTCAGTTCTTTTTGTGTTGGGAGCTTATTTAGCACGTTTTGTTGCAATGTCTTTATCGTTGGGTGCAGCCTTAACCAAACGCTTTTTAGGTTTGGGGCTTGGAACAATTGTTTTTGTGGGTATTTTATTTAGCTGGTGCCATTCTTTAGGTGCGCCACTAGGTAGTTTGGAAACGATTGTTTTGTTGCCTTTGGGAGTTGCTTCTGGATTAACAGCTAAGTATTTATGGGATCAACGTCAAGATCTTCAATTGTCACCGATGCTATTGATGACGTATATCCTTTGCTTAGAATGTGCTATCTATGGTGTGTTGGCAATAGGAGCTTTGGCAGGTATCGGTCAAGATTATGTTCATCCAGAAACCTTGGTTCCGAGTACGGTAGCTTTAATTTCTTTTGTTATTCAATTGGCATTACCAATGTTGTGGGTAATTGATGTGGCTATCAAAAAACAAGAAACATTTGCTGGTGTATTGAAGTTAAATCTATCAGCCACAACAAAAAATAATAAAACCTCTGGGATAGCAAACCAAAGCGTTTCATCTAAACGAAAAAAAGATGCGGTATCGGCTGACGCAAATAAAAATTCAGCAGATTCTGTACAAGATTCTCATTTAACAGCCAAAGAGTTAGAGGTCTTACGTTTGGTAGTTTCTGGAAAAAAGAATAAAGAGATCGCCGATGAGCTACAGATCTCTGAAGCAAGTGTGAAGGTTCATAAGTCTCGTATGACAGCTAAATTAGGTGTGAAAACCTTGCCGGAATTAACTTTGTCATTGCAGCAGATAGATGCGGGATCTCCACAAGAATCAGTGCCTGTAGCTACCACTGCGACTGCCGCTGTTGAAATTGCTTCTGATACCACCTCACAGAATCAGTCATAA
- a CDS encoding ShlB/FhaC/HecB family hemolysin secretion/activation protein, translated as MFIRNFIVVCVGLSMSGVWAVTPAPERSAQPNDPTAGSIQRGIERELPQPALPLPGPEKRSQELSAPETSDVTVHVKRFRLEGVTLLPEADLLAVVEPWLNKTLNLTELNKAADAIAQYYQSKGFLAQAFIPPQKIESDGVVLIKVLEAKLGAVNVETEGETRFDKDMVAKYILYRNRIGQFVQTKDIEEAIYVINEMPGMAVTTELAPGENDGEIALNVKAASTPLISGSVTVSNYGSASTGQEQGMVNLSLNNPLGIGDQLSLNGFKTKGTDYSQASYSAPIHESGLRLGASISDMKYHTVNEFTGSLGSSKTSGLNLSYPLLRSQTTNANATLAYDHKSYVNSLTSGVTNSDYNVKTWTLGFSGNHYDAWMGGGISTASLSMTKGKWTNPLWDTTATNNYGQYTSPNYSKFNFSLSRNQQLVTDQTVLTATLSGQRAANNLDTVERFFLGGPNGVRAYPSSQGSGDEGAMLNLEVQQQLPEGIVGYAFYDKGWVQQYKSESVYQQVNAQYFKAANNYSLAGYGIGVKYTWQSITVNGFYAIPVGSNPLYRYNSTDYVKQNSDGRAGNYFWLQGIYKF; from the coding sequence ATGTTTATTAGAAATTTTATTGTTGTATGTGTAGGCCTAAGTATGTCTGGTGTTTGGGCTGTCACTCCAGCGCCAGAGCGATCTGCTCAACCGAATGATCCAACAGCAGGTTCTATTCAACGAGGGATTGAGCGTGAACTTCCTCAGCCTGCACTACCGTTGCCAGGTCCAGAAAAACGTTCTCAAGAGTTGTCTGCTCCTGAAACATCGGATGTGACTGTACATGTCAAGCGATTCCGATTAGAGGGCGTGACTTTATTACCTGAAGCAGATTTACTGGCTGTTGTTGAACCTTGGTTAAATAAGACATTGAATTTGACTGAGTTAAATAAAGCAGCAGATGCTATTGCTCAGTACTACCAGTCAAAAGGATTTTTAGCGCAAGCTTTTATTCCGCCACAAAAAATTGAGTCAGATGGTGTTGTACTCATTAAGGTATTAGAGGCCAAGTTGGGCGCTGTGAATGTGGAAACGGAAGGTGAGACGCGTTTTGATAAAGACATGGTAGCCAAATACATTCTTTACCGTAATCGTATTGGACAATTTGTGCAAACAAAAGATATTGAAGAAGCGATTTATGTCATCAATGAAATGCCTGGCATGGCTGTTACTACAGAATTAGCGCCTGGTGAGAATGATGGTGAGATTGCTTTAAATGTGAAGGCTGCGAGTACGCCTCTTATATCTGGTAGTGTCACGGTAAGTAATTACGGTAGTGCTTCTACTGGCCAAGAACAGGGCATGGTCAATCTTAGTTTAAATAATCCATTAGGTATTGGCGATCAATTAAGTTTGAATGGATTTAAAACAAAGGGAACTGATTATTCTCAAGCTAGTTATAGTGCCCCGATTCATGAGAGCGGCTTACGTTTAGGCGCATCCATTAGTGATATGAAGTATCACACCGTTAATGAATTTACCGGTAGCCTAGGTTCTTCAAAAACCAGTGGGTTGAATTTGTCTTATCCATTGTTGCGTAGTCAAACGACCAATGCTAATGCGACTTTAGCCTACGACCATAAGTCTTATGTGAATAGCCTGACTTCAGGAGTTACTAATAGTGACTATAACGTCAAGACTTGGACTTTGGGTTTTTCAGGCAATCACTATGATGCTTGGATGGGTGGTGGCATTTCCACAGCCTCTTTAAGTATGACAAAAGGTAAGTGGACAAATCCATTATGGGATACAACAGCCACTAATAATTATGGCCAATACACAAGCCCTAATTACAGTAAGTTCAATTTTTCCCTTAGCCGTAATCAACAATTAGTTACAGACCAAACTGTTTTAACGGCTACTTTATCGGGGCAACGCGCAGCTAATAATTTGGATACGGTAGAGCGTTTCTTTTTAGGTGGTCCTAACGGGGTTAGAGCTTATCCATCCTCTCAAGGTTCTGGTGACGAAGGCGCTATGTTAAACCTAGAGGTTCAACAACAGTTACCAGAAGGGATTGTTGGTTACGCTTTTTATGATAAAGGTTGGGTCCAACAGTACAAATCAGAAAGTGTTTACCAACAAGTAAATGCACAATACTTTAAGGCAGCTAATAACTATAGTTTGGCCGGTTACGGTATTGGAGTTAAATATACTTGGCAAAGTATTACGGTAAACGGTTTTTATGCTATCCCAGTTGGTAGCAACCCTCTTTACCGATATAACAGTACTGATTACGTAAAACAAAATAGTGATGGCCGCGCAGGTAACTATTTCTGGTTACAAGGTATCTATAAATTCTAA